The following DNA comes from Triticum aestivum cultivar Chinese Spring chromosome 3D, IWGSC CS RefSeq v2.1, whole genome shotgun sequence.
caacctcaccctcatggcCAACCCTACTTACGAGCGGGCGGTGGCCTATCTTCGCCTTGAGGAGCGGCGGATGAAGCACCTCCGCACCCGCGCCGTCCACACCGCACTCgccgccggcttctccaccggcgcCTCTACACCACCCTCGGCGCCCCGTCCTCCGGCTGTCCCGCACCCTACGCCGGTGCCGCAGCCGCCCCAACCTCCGCGCACCGGTGGGAACGGAGGCAACCATCGCCGCGGTCGCGGCGGCCAATGCCAAGGCAGCGGCAAAGGGGGCGGCAGTGGCGGTCAGGCTCCCCAGCAGCAGCCCCCGCCACCCTGGCCGGTGGCTATAACCCCTGGACGGGGGTTGTGCACGCATATAGCATGCCCGTGCCGCGGCCCCCCGCCCCGGGCATCCTCGGCCCCCGCCCTAGCGCTCACCAGGCGCTCCTGGCTACGCCTGCCGGCGCATATGGCGCGTACGGCGCCCCTCCTGTCGCGCCCCCCTTCGGCGCTCCCGGCGCGTACGGCGCCCCCTACTACGACCCGGCCCTTCTAGCGGCACTGCAGCAGCCGCCGCCATACTCAGGTGGTGGCGGCGATTGGATTATGGACTCCGGCGCCACCTCCCATATGTCCGCTCATCCGGGTAACCTCTCCTCCGTCCATCCCACTTCCACTCCATCTCGCATCATCATCGGTAACGGTGTTGGTCTTCCCATCTCTCATGTCGGTTCTGCACCCTTTCCCTCTAACTCTCGACCTCTCTCTCTTAATAATGTCATTGTTTCTCCTCATCTTATTCAGAACTTAGTTTCCGTTCGTAATCTTTCTCGTGACAATTTTTTAATTGTGGAATTTGACGAAGTTggcttttctgttaaggacgctcgcaccAGGATGATTCTTCATCGCTGTGACAGTCCCGGCGACCTCTACCCAGTTCAGTCGCCGTCATCTCCGGGTGGTCCTCGAGCTTTTTCCGCAGGCGTCGATCTTTGGCATGCTCGTCTCGGGCATCCTAGCACTTCTTCACTTCGTCAAATAATGAGAGGATTTTCCTTTTCATGTAATAAAACGGCCGCTCACTCCTGTGAAGCCTGCCGGttaggcaaacatgttcgccttcctTTTAGTTCCTCTTCCACAGTTGCATCTtttccgtttgagttgattcatagcgatgtatGGACCTCTCCAGTACCTAGTAATTCTGGTTATCTTTATTATCTTGTTATACTGGATGATTACTCTCACTTtgtgtggacatttcctcttcgtaGGAAATCCGATGTTGCCGCCACTCTCATTGCATTCTATGCTTATGTCTCCACACAGTTTGGGCGACCCATACTCGCACTTCAGACCGACAACGGGAAAGAATTCGACAATCTCACCATCCGCCATCTTCTTTCCTCCCACGGCACCGTGTTTCGTCTCACGTGTCCATACACCTCCCAGCAGAATGGCCGTGCCGAGCGCATCCTACGCACCCTCAATGAGTGTGTGCGTACCCTTCTTTTCCATGCCTACATGCCCTCTCGGTTTTGGCCAGATgccctcgccaccgccaccctcctccttaACCTCCGTCCATGCCGTCCGCGCTGGAACTATGCGCCTCACCATCTCCTATATGGCGCTCCTCCCTCCTACGATGGTCTCCGAATTTTCGGTTGCCGTTGCTACCCCAACACCACCGCCACCACACCTCATAAACTCGCTCCTCGTTCCGTTCCATGTGTCTTCCTTGGTTACCCGGCCAACACTAAGGGTTATCGCTGCTATGACCCCGTGTCTCACTGTGTCATCACCTCCCGGcacgtgtactttgatgagcttGTGTTTCCCTTTGCACAGGAACAGGTGGTGCCGCCTTCCTCTCCCGCGGCGGGTTCtcctccacgccgccgcccgctgctGGCCTTGGGTGCTCCGGCCACCCCACCCGCGGCGCCCTCTTCCGGATCGGGGCCATCCGCGGCCCCCTCCTCCGGTTCGGCGCCTTCGTCGCCTGGAGCCGCGTCGACGTCGCCTACGTCGCCCCGCTCCTCTGCCATGCATGCTGGGCCGCATACTAGGCCAACGGCTGGGCCGGCCCCCACTGGTGCGGCCTCACCTGGCGCGGCTTCTCCTGGCGCCGCGTCGACCCTGCCTCGGTCGCCCGCTGGCGCGATCGCGGCCCCGGTGTCGCCTGGCTCTCCCGACGTCGTGGCCTCGTCCTCCGCCCGGCCCGCTTCTTCCGACGACACCGTGGAGGCCACGGTCTCTCCCGTGGACACCGTGGTTGCCACGGCCTCGCCGCCACCCGCGGCTGGCCCGACGGCCGGCCCCGTCACACGCTCGCGCACCGGTGTTTTTCGCCCGAGCTCCCGCTATGCGGAGGACTACGTCTGCACCGCCTCGACGTCCACTCCTTCCCCGTTGCCGTCCTCGGTCCGGGCCGCTCTCCGCGACCCTTTGTGGATGGCCGCCATGCAGGAGGAGTTTGACGCTTTGCAGCGGAACCGGACCTGGCAGCTTGTTCCCTGTCCCCGGCACGCTAATGTGAtcaccgggaagtgggtcttcaaacacaagctTCGTCCCGACGGCACTCTTGATcgctacaaggcgcgttgggtTGTTCGCGGCTTTCGACAACGTGCCGGTGTGGACTTCACTGACACCTTCGCTCCGGTTGTTAAGCCCGGGACGATCCGCACTGTATTACAGTTGGCGGTCTCTCGTGCCTGGCCAGTTCATCAGATGGACATCTCCAACGCGTTCCTCCATGGTCATCTTGAGGAGCAGGTTTTCTGTCAACAGCCCACGGGGTTTGTTGATCCGGCATGTCCTGATCATGTGTGTCTGCTTTCACGCTCATTATATGGGCTCAAGCAGGCTCCTcgcgcctggtaccagcgcatcgcaacGTTTCTTCATCAACTCGGCTTCCGCTCTACACGCTCCGATGCTTCGCTGTTTGTTTATCACCAGGGCACCGACACGGCATATTTGCTGCTCTATgttgacgacatcatcctgacagcaTGCACTTCTGAGCTCCTTTGCCGGCTTACTGATCGTCTCCGTGctgagtttgccatcaaggacttgggtccgttgcactacttcctcggtgttgagGTGGTGCGTCGTCCTGATGGTTTCTTCCTTCATCAacggaagtacgctcatgagctcctcGACCGTGCTGGTATGCTTAACTGCAAACCGGCCACCACTCCTGTCGACACGAAGGCCAAGCTGTCTGCTACTGATGGTACTCCTGCTCCAGATGCTGGCTTCTACCGGTCCattgttggtgctctccagtacctcactctcACTCGACCGGAGCTTCAGTACGCGGTTCAGCAGGTCTGcctgcatatgcatgctcctcgagatgtTCACTGGACTGCCGTTAAGCGGATTCTCCGCTACATCCGCGGTGCTATGGATCTTGGTCTTACTCTGCGCGCCTCCACTGCCACTGATCtggtcgcctactccgacgccgactgggctggttgcccggacaCCCGTCGCTCTACTTCGGGTTACTGCATCTTCCTTGGACCATCCCTGgtgtcgtggtcgtccaagcggcagcccacCGTCTCGCGGTCTAGCGCCGAGGCTGAGTACCGCGCTGTGGCTAACGTTGTTGCTGAGTGCTCCTGGCTTCGTCAGCTTCTTCACGAGCTCTCGTGTCCTGTTGAGAAGGCCACggtcgtctactgcgacaacgtctccgccgtctacctctccgccaacccggttcatcatcgtcgcaccaagcacattgagctTGATATCCATTTTGTTCGGGATCAGGTGGCTCTTGGCCATGTCCGTGTTCTGCACGTTCCCACCTCCCAACAATTTGCCGACATCATGACCAAAGGCttgcccacgacgtctttcgaggATTTCCGGTCCAGTCTCTGCGTCAGCAACGGCgtcgcttcgactgcgggggggggggggtgttgagatatgtatttagcacatgtattcttgtactccaagtctcctcctTGTGTATAGTTGAGGATATGACTTGCCCTATGTACTATATATACTTGTGCATATGCACCCATCAATACATTGAGAGTTGCATCCTATTCCTCTACACTCAAATTATCTTGTATGGGGCCTTCAAGAACTTTTTGAACATAGGAGTATTGGACTTCCTTATAATATTGTTTGCTTATGCAAGCATGCCCTTTTGGGGGCGTTGGGAAAGTATTATCCATGTAGGGTTTCAAAAGGTGAAGATTTTTTGTATTACATAGTTCTAATATAGGAGTATTACAATCAGTGAACAACCTTGTCCAACTTCATTTTGGTGAGATTATGGTATTGAAAACCCTTTGAGAAAGGGTAAAAACCTACACCAAAAAGAGTCACCATGTCCTCAGTTTGGGCAAAAACTTCCTAATTTTTTCGTCTGAAAAACAATAGTCAGATGGACCGCCTACAGCTACTCACATCATGTACGTTCCTAGCTAGAGAAGAAGAGGATTGCCATTTCAGGCATCCATCACAAGGAGCGGTTGATGAGGCCACGCACGACGACCAAACCCAGGAAGAGCAGCTGATCCGCTTCCGAGGCCACCGTCAGCGTCAGCACGTCCTCGCCCAGCACCACCCCCGCCGGCGTCTGCTTCCGTGCGAcctccgccaccaccgcgccaTCCACGCCGTGTACTCTGTACTCCGACTTGCGGGCAGAGCACCCGTCGATCGTGTAGCACATCCCCGCGCCGCCGTGCATCGCCACGGTGGCCCCGCCCTTCTCGGCCCACCGCACGCTGAACCACggtgtggcctcctcctcctccttgccgccGTTCTGGGCGCAGCGACAGACCTCCCACCTCCTGAATATCCCGAAGCCCTTGCGCCTGATCCTGACGAGGGCGTTGCCGGCCCGGTCCATGAAGAAGACCTCGCGGCCGCCCCTGCAACCGTAGTTGTCGACGCGAAAGGCGACGGCGCCGTCGAGGCCGTACACCGTGCAGCCGTTGCCGTTGAAGACCAGCGACTTCATCCACACCGTGTACGCCTGCTGGCTCCGTTGATCATCGGAGGAGGACGGTGAGGCTGCGGCAGCGAGGGGCTGGATCTTGGCCATGGACGAGAGAGATTGCTCTGCTTTAACGTTGAGATGAGACGAGATGAGATGATTGGGATGGTGGGCGTCAGTGGCTGGTTTGGCATATTTATAGGTGCTTCTACTCTGTTAACTATTGGAGGGTATCTGAATCATTAGTTTATGGCGATGGTGGGCGTCAGTGGCTGGTTTGGTATCTGAATAGTGCTACAGCGAAATTGTTTATGGTCCATCTAGTACTGCACTAGTCAGCATGCAGTTGCCGCCACGTTTAAATAGTGTGTTGTTTGTTTGGGCTAATACTTTTTAGCATGACATGGCGGTACGGCATAGCGATAGAGGTTAACGAAACTTTCAGAAATACTGCCTAATATTTCTATGTACGATTTTGCTATTTCTCAGGCACCTGAAATTTTTTGTTGTGTCAATCTATGGAGTGCCGACCTTGCATGAGAAGAACcagccccactatctatcttaaggGGAGCCATATATAGCCTCATCATCTATCTTAATTAGGAGGAAGCCACATGCCCATTATCTAACTTATGGATGTGGGTGTAGGGGATCGATGTAGCTGTTCACTAGTGCGGCGGCGCTTAGAGGAGTGGCCGGGGCGGCGGCCAACATGGCGGTAGGGAGAGGTCAAGGAAAGGGCAGAGCAGCGAGGCGGCAATTGCCGCCGGCTGCGGGGAgggcggtggcaggcggttaggCCTGAGTTGGCCGACGgttgtgtgaggaagaagaaggactgGTGAGATTGATACATGCAACATGGCAGTGAACGCTCTGGCTCTGCAACATACAAATACATCAACCGTTCCAACGCATGAAGCTGGAACTTGGATCCAATATCCAAGCCGCAATGTGTAGCATGTGCGATTACTTGGACCTCAACGCGATGATGGAAGTGTCCTACATATTCTTCTATTTGATGAGCATCTAATCTATAAAGCGGATCCGACACGTACGTACACACAATGGAACGATGATAGGTAGTGATCCAAAAGAtcttataaaagtttacagagggagtactcacGGACGGAGCTACGTAGCTAGCCAGTGTCACTGGCACCGGGTGCAATTTGCACTTACTTATTGGTTTAGTGTGTAGGCCATTCAATTGTTTGATATATAGGCATGTGTTCTTCTATGTGGACACCGGGTAATTTTAAGTCTGGATCCGCCCCTAGTACTCCTTGTTGCATTGCACCTACTTAAGCTGCTAGGTAAGAAAAGCTAGCTAGGTTTAGCTAAAAGATCGATCTAATCCCCATTCTTGTGTTTGTTCCCTTTCGTTTTCCCTGATATCACACCACGCAGCTAGAGCCGCAACACACATCATGAACTAATTGTTTTACATCAGTTATCAACACATGGCAATTGACAAAGTACCAGAAAAATAAGCTCCATTCATAATTGTCCATGATCTAACTAGATTAGTGCGCATGAGTTTGTTTCCTGCATGCTAATGGCGGTTTGTGCTGATGACCTAATTAAAATTGTTCTGGATGCCATTGCATGCATGGTGCTGAATATATTCATATGGTTCATTAGCCCAACTCAGAAGAGCAACGAGATGCAGTGTTAAACAAAGCAAGGGCATGCCACGGAATCGGGAGCGTTGTGCAGATAAGCAACTCTGCTAATAATGGAGCGTAAACTATATCATTTCGACGGGAGGCTTCTGAAGATCATTTTCATTTGTTAATCACAGAGCAAATTAGTTGGAGATAGCACACCGTGCGTACGTATGTGATACACTattttaagagagagagagagagagagagagagagagaaggtgagCTTGCTGACCGAATTGATGCGCTTTCTCTGCAAGATAtggaaataaaaaacagaaaatgaCACCTCATCGATTGGGTCAGAATAGTTCTAGCACAAGTCTATGATTGTAGTGACGACCACGGAGAGCGCACGTTTATCATCAAAAGTGTTGTGCTTCGGACCCTTCAGTTGCTTGCCGCAGAGTACGAAAGATGCCCAACTAAAACACGAATTTGGTTTGAAACAAACTAGCAGATTTAAATACTTTGGTCGTTCAGCTAGCACTCAGTAGAGAAAATTCCAAAGAAATTATGCTTAACCATCAGGGGGGTGTGTTGGCTCTTGAGTCAATTTTGTCTATAAGAATGTTATTTGTCCCGGTTTCCCGGAAACTGTCATGCAATGCAAGCATGAAGACTAATTAAAACTTCAGTTGTAATATACTACTACGTACCGTGTGAAGGTGTTCATATTCTCTGGAAGAAAAGACGTCAAGCTTCTATATATACCTCACATGTAAGAAGGAAGAATTGTTTAATGTATTCTTCTTTTGGACTTAGGTTGGAAAAAGAATATAGTGAAGTGTCGAGCAGCTGATCTCTGGAACAAGACGCGGAGAAGTCTCAACTGTAGCGTAtcgatttttttttagaaaaggaggatgacccccggccctgggcgatgcatacggccactttattaattattctcataagaccttacaaagtcatacaacagtaagactaaagccgccgtctaagcaacaaactgtcgttacacctatccagttgatgtagggggcgcagatagcctgggcctaataccaaacagacatcgcaaccAAGCCTAACATCGAAGACCTGAGActccaacctagccacttgccgggtctggggcacacactggttcGGCGTGCtcccagaggccgccgccgccaactgccaccgctccatcttcagaactatgctgatgcatcaaccttgctcggtctagctatcgtcgacgccaccatggcgcccaacggcacctcctccctgcgctcAAACatctgagcacgtcgcggtcgccactgatacacctcagcgccatgctgccaagtaccaccagccgacacagcttgaagtctttggaagatctgtcgtgcgtagcacctgccgagcaggcatgacaaagcgtagcacctgtcggtcaggcatgacttgacatttccactgaagctccgtgcaagacgaagccgctccacctcctgcctctgacttccagcgctactccacaaacgatgctcccaaaagAGAAACGACACcgtagtgccgccatcgtccgatctgaaaCACCAGATCCTAAgatttcccccggagcagcacaaGTGGGTCAACAGTAGTTACACGATGATGcctccatcaaggtaacggcgagaacaccgccatcgcctgccatcggctcggttttcaccggcaaccatgtctcccctactcgcaggcgggactagatgatggatctcgagatccgatcaccaagcctctggccggccatctctgaaagaagatgaccaccacgtccaccatcgtcaccacgccggGCACGCGTCGCCGGTGGCACCCCGATGGTGCCTAGAGGCCGACAAGCCCCGACGAACACCACGCCTCGCCAGCCGCCATGGCCCAGGCCCAAGCACCACCAGATCCAGACCGGATCGGGGTCAAGGGCCCCAAGCCGCAGCCGCCGTGGAGGCAGCACCACTGGACGGTGCCCTACCCACCACCCCGCCGTAGGACCGAGTCATTGCCGGAGCTCCGTCGCGCCACGCCGCCAAGCCGCCACCGGAAGAACTCGTGCCGCCGCCAGGGAAGAGAGAGACGCGCCAGGGAGAGGCCCCGCCGCCGGCGGCACTTCCTAGGCTTTGCCCGGCTGTGTCCCTCGACGGCggcgaggggggagggagggtggaggagggccggcggcggagggggctagggttcccCCGAGTCGCCTCAGAGAGGGACGCGGGGGACGGGCTACTCGATCGTGGGGCAGCACCGCTCACGTTTGAACAGATTCTCACCTCAACAAGAACGTGCAGATGAAAGAGCACCATATGCTTATAGATGCTCGATCGGCAAGATACACGTGTACAGAGTGTACAATCAATGTATTTACTTGTGTAGCATCATCACTTTACAAAAGACAAACAAAGGAAGGGACGGAGCATGCAGAGTATCTGATTCTGATCACAGTTGAAGTTTAGTCGAATCACCACTTTGAACATTGCATACAAGCCTAATGCATCCCTAATAAGAACTCATCGTTGACAGACATATCTAACACGTATTATAGTTCACAAGCACGTTGCTAGCAGCTGGCTAGACGTGTTTCCATAATTCTCCACGCATGTATAAAACTATAAATGAGAAACATACTGCGTGAAGTGCTCGTTATTTTATTTTCTAAACATGAGAGTAGAGTATATTTTATTTGCCAACTAAGAACAAAAGGGGTGAGTGTTTGTTTAGCTGTATCATAACTTGTTCGGTGTATTCTAAATTACCACATGGATGATGCGCTTGCCTAGGTTCACTTGAGAAATGAGTCACTTGACTAAGAAATAACTATTTTCTTAGTTAATTTTAGATAGCCGTCTGATTAAGAATTATTTTTTCGCACTTGCAAGAATCCAGATGTCCCAATCGAATCGTTATTAGTGGCGCTTTCAACAGTATAGTTATTTAGTAGTCAAGTGACTCATTTCTCAAGAAGTGTATACTTGCATATTATCGATGTTCCTCGCACATTAAAAGAAGTGTATACTTGCGTAAGCAAATAATATTACACAAAAGTCCAATGCTTAACCATCTTTATGTTGATGACCCCTTAAATATTAACAAAACTCTACCAAAACATTTTAGTCAAATAAAGACATAGGAATGAACTAGAGCATGATAAAAGGGTCCGTACATCAAGTGGTACTAATTCTCTCAGGGTGTTTCTCTTTAACCAACGATTAGGTGGAGTCCCCGCAAAAAAGGGATTCGTTGATGTTTGAAGCCTAAATTGTTTAAGTGGGGCTAATCGGGGATCAGATCCGAACTATGCTTGCTCGATCCTTTTCCTCTAACTTTCTAGCAAGCCGATCCACGACGTGATGTGTACGTCACACAGTATACCATATGTACGCTCGCACGTGGTGTGTATGTATTCTaaatcaaaaaatatataaagTTCGGCCTGCTCCACACGTACATACGACTCGTAGCATAAATGCgcaattttttttctaaatttcTTTCTCTTTGTGAGGTAAATGCCCAAAGAAACTTTTTTTAATGCCAAAAGAAACTTGGGGCACCACTGTTCACGTCCACGCTTCGAGGTGTCGGTCATCTCGTGTTCATAAGAAAGGCGAATGATCTGGTCAACGAGTTTCATTGTCTCTGCTGGTTGATTCCGTTCCTATTCCAGTACTCCCTCCTCAAAAGAGCGTTGTAGGACATTTTCACtggcccctctccctcctcgcccCCTCGTGTCGCCCCCGCGGGCgacctagggggaaaccctagccgccgcttctCGCATCTTCTCCGCCCCTCTCCCTCCCCGTCGCCGTCCGCAgcgccgccgggcgaagcctggccggctgggcggcggcggggcttcttcCCATCCTTTTCGTCTTGGCTGGCGCGGGACAGCGGGGTCGACAGGAGCGCCGGGCGAACGTGgggttcggcggcgcggcgggcgggtCTCCCGGCGGCGTCGTGTGCGGCGCGACGGTGGCGGCCTGCGTGTCGCGAGGTGGTGGCTGCGTTGGGCCTGCCCGGTGTTTGCGGGTGCCGCCGGATCAAGATCGGAACCATCTGGATCCTGTCTTCGGACTCCGTCGCCCGCCGCAGGGTGGTGATGGTCGTCACTGGCCACGTCGGACCGCTCGTTTCGGCGTCTGGAGATCTACAACGGGTTCTTCTCGATCCGCCTTTCTGGCGGGTTGAACCCCATGGCTCTTGCATCTTCGCAGGTTTTGGATCGTGGCTCGTTGCATGATCCGGAGCAGACGGAGGTTTGGTGGCATAGGATGGGGACCGGAGGAAACATTGGTAGGCTAGGCCGGCCTGGCATCGGCGACGTCACTCGTCGCCGTTATCCTCCGTGGAGGCGAAGTCGAGGTCTCTCCTATCCACCTCCGAACCCCTCTCGGACGAAAGTCCAAAATCCAGTCTGGATTGGGCGGCGGCCGCGTCCTGCGCGTCGTatcctccatggaggcgccgtcttgggaggaTCTGCTGTTCGGGGGAGAGATGCTGTGGATGGTGGGCTCCGAGTACCTCCAGCAGTGGCGACGGTGTGGAGGTTGCCAGGTGGTGCGGCGTTGTATCTACCGCATAGATGACAACGAGTTTTGGCGGCATGGTGCAGCTGCATATCGACGACGGATGCGgctggatggacgagcgcagggcggtggagctgtctggcgccatggtggcgtAGACGGCAGCGAGACCGGGCAAGGTATATGTagcagtacaacactgaagatggattggtggcaggtggttgCGGTGGCCTCATACCTGGCAGGCGTCCCGGTTGAGGAGtgtgccggactggtgggtgcccatacccggcaggcgtcctggttgggacctcaggtcttagatgttaggtttggacgtgaggtctgtttggtattaagcCCAGATTATCAACGCCCATTCATCAACTGattaggagtagcgacagatgtggctttagtcttactgttgtatgactttataaGGTCTTGTGTGAACTATTAATAAAgtagctgcatgcatcgtccagatgcagaggccgggggtcttcctccttgTCTAAAAAAAATTCCAGTACTCCCttggtttctaaatataagaccttttaaagATTCCAATATAAACTATCTATAGAGCAAAataagtaaatctacactctaaaatatatctatatatatcaAGGGTATTGAAATATCTGAAAGGGcttgtatttagaaacggagggaataCAAAATATGGTAACAGGTATGCATGGTTTATGCGCACTCGGCAGAATAATTGACATGAATAATTAGTGATCTTGAGAACCCTGCCCTTGGACTACATAGTTTAAGCTTTATTATTGACAGTTACTGATCTGCACAAGGTTCCCAATTTGCGGTAGGGATCTGCTTTGCATCGTCCGTGTCCTTGTTAGTTGGAAGCTAAATAATGAGTGGTGGCTGATTAAGTTATACTCAGAGGCATGCATATCCATTTTCTGTCATCGATCGCTACTAAACAACCAATTGTCCAAAGAGCTGGAACCTGATTACACTAATCCAAGAATACAATATTGTGACAAGAAGAATAGTGCCTTCTTTTTATGCAGTTATCCCATGTGTGGATAAGTGATGTTGTAAACAAAGTTGAGGGTCGCCGGCAG
Coding sequences within:
- the LOC123075360 gene encoding protein LURP-one-related 11-like; translation: MAKIQPLAAAASPSSSDDQRSQQAYTVWMKSLVFNGNGCTVYGLDGAVAFRVDNYGCRGGREVFFMDRAGNALVRIRRKGFGIFRRWEVCRCAQNGGKEEEEATPWFSVRWAEKGGATVAMHGGAGMCYTIDGCSARKSEYRVHGVDGAVVAEVARKQTPAGVVLGEDVLTLTVASEADQLLFLGLVVVRGLINRSL